The sequence TTTTCTTGCAGAAAGGTGATTTTCTCCTGTAAGAAAGAGTGTACCTGTCTTTTCACATGCAAAGAGGGATTTAAGCACTCCACTTTTTGTCCCGTTGGCAATGACGCTAACTACACCCATCATCGCCGCCTTCTTTGCTGCCTGAACCTTTGAGAACATCCCTCCTGTTCCTTCTATTGTGGAACTGGTGCCAGCGATCTTCTCTATCTCAGGTGTTATTGATGAGACATAGCCTATAATCTTTGCCTTCGGGTCTACCCGTGGATCAGTGGTGTGTAGACCGTCAACATCAGAGAGGATTACGAGCAGGTCAGCCTGAAGGAGATTTGTAACCATGACCGAGAGGGTGTCATTATCCCCGAATCTTATCTCTTCTACTGCAACTGTGTCATTCTCATTTATTATCGGGATGACACCAAATTTAAGCAGTGTCTCGATAGTGTTTTTTGCATAAAGGTATCTCTTGCGGTTTGTAAGGTCATCCCTTGTGAGTAATACCTGTGCGACTTTCCTGCCATATTTATCAAATTCCCTTTCATAAGCCCACATCAGCCTGCTCTGGCCAACGGCAGCTGCTGCCTGTTTAAACCTTATTTCCTTGGGTCTTTCTCTAAAGGAGAGCCTGTTCATTCCGGCTGCAATCGCCCCTGAAGAGACAATTATAACATCCCTGCCTCCTCTTGAGATTTCGTTGATTTCGCCCACAATCGTCTCTATCCTCTCAGAACTTATCCCTTCATCCTTTGAGGCAAGCACAGTGCTACCAATCTTTATAACTACCCTCTGGGCGCCAGAGATATATTTCTTTCGTATTTCTTCTTCCTTCATTTTCTCTCTCATTCTCCCATGTTTCACCTGAAAATAAACTTAACCACTTTAAAATAGGTCAGGCATCCCATAATAAAAATGCAAAATGCAAAAATCTAAATTCAAAATTAAGGAATTCCACAATTTTGATTTTTAAATTTTAAATTTTGAGTTTCTTTGGCAAGATGCCTCGGCTATTTTCTTCATTTAACCTTTTTAATCTCCTCGAGTTTCAGCGAAAGAAAACCGAGCAGTTCATTTACTCCCTCACCTGTTACTGCAGATATTGGAAAGATATTATACCCCGAATCACTGCAGAATTCTACAAGCCTTCTTAATCTTTCACCAGAACCTTTTATATCAATCTTATGGGGGGCAACAATCTGAGGTCTCTCTGCAAGGTCTGGATTGTAGAGTTCAAGTTCTCTATTAACTACCTTAAAGTTTTCAACCACATCTCCCTCTGCCATCTCTGAGATGTCAACGAGGTGAACGAGTATCCTTGTTCTTTCGATGTGTCTTAAAAACTGAAATCCAAGTCCTGCACCTCTGTGAGCACCCTCAATAAGCCCAGGGATATCAGCTACAACAAAGCTTTTGAATTCACTACATTTTACCACGCCGAGGACAGGTGAAAGTGTTGTAAATGGGTAGTCCGCTATCTTTGGTCTTGCCGATGAGATCTTTGATATAAGCGTTGATTTTCCAGCATTCGGCATCCCGATGAGTCCAACATCAGAAATCAGTTTAAGTTCCAGAAAAAGCCATCGCTCCTCACCAGGCTCACCGGGTTGGGCATACCTTGGTGCCTGATTTGTAGGGGTTGCAAAATTGGCATTACCAAGCCCACCTCTGCCACCCTTTGCTGCTACAACTCCCATGCCTTCCTCTGTAATGTCTGTAAGCACCTTATTACTCTCCACATCCTTTACTACTGTTCCAACA is a genomic window of Nitrospirota bacterium containing:
- the proB gene encoding glutamate 5-kinase, with amino-acid sequence MRKKYISGAQRVVIKIGSTVLASKDEGISSERIETIVGEINEISRGGRDVIIVSSGAIAAGMNRLSFRERPKEIRFKQAAAAVGQSRLMWAYEREFDKYGRKVAQVLLTRDDLTNRKRYLYAKNTIETLLKFGVIPIINENDTVAVEEIRFGDNDTLSVMVTNLLQADLLVILSDVDGLHTTDPRVDPKAKIIGYVSSITPEIEKIAGTSSTIEGTGGMFSKVQAAKKAAMMGVVSVIANGTKSGVLKSLFACEKTGTLFLTGENHLSARKHWIAYTLKSKGRLIIDEGAKRALIEKGRSLLPSGIKDIDGRFEVGDAVSCLDESGKKIAKGIVNYNSEDVRKIKGAKTSEIERMLGYKYDDEVIHRDNLVIL
- the obgE gene encoding GTPase ObgE gives rise to the protein MFIDQVKIFVKAGDGGRGCVSFRREKYVPMGGPNGGDGGKGGDIIIRADSQINTLLDLKYHRHYRAKRGEHGKGKNMHGENGSDIIIPVPVGTVVKDVESNKVLTDITEEGMGVVAAKGGRGGLGNANFATPTNQAPRYAQPGEPGEERWLFLELKLISDVGLIGMPNAGKSTLISKISSARPKIADYPFTTLSPVLGVVKCSEFKSFVVADIPGLIEGAHRGAGLGFQFLRHIERTRILVHLVDISEMAEGDVVENFKVVNRELELYNPDLAERPQIVAPHKIDIKGSGERLRRLVEFCSDSGYNIFPISAVTGEGVNELLGFLSLKLEEIKKVK